Sequence from the Polyangiaceae bacterium genome:
CCAAGCGCGCCGAACGAGAGAAGCAACAACGCAAGCGCAAGCTGGCGCGCAAGGAGCGGAGCCAACGCAAGTCGACGCGATCCCGCACTCAGCGAGCCTCCCGTGCAAAGTCGACGAAGCAGAAGGTAGCCAAGAACAAGCCCACCCGCCGCAGAGGCTATGTGCGCATCAAGGGCCTGATGGGCTCCTGGCACGGCTACGCGATCGATCAGAAGGGGAACGTGACCGAGGCTGCCAAGGCGGGCTTTCGCAAGGTGCTGCGCTCGTGGCGAACCGGAGCCGGCGCGGACATCGAACCTCGATTGATCCGCATGGTGGCGGAAGTCAGCGACCATTTTGGCGGAAAGCAAATCCTGGTGATCAGCGGCTATCGCCCCAAGCGCAAGGCCCAGTTCACCCCTCACTCTCGCCACAACTTTGGCCAGGCGATGGACTTTCATATCGAGGGAGTCAAAAACGAAGAGCTGAGGGACTACGCTCGCAAGTTCAACAAGGCAGGCGTCGGCTACTATCCCAACTCGAGCTTCATCCACTTGGACGCTCGTGAGTACCGCACGTACTGGATCGACTACTCGGGTCCAGGGGAGCGCCCTCGCTATGCCCATCAAGGCTACTCGGGACGAGACAAGGCACCCGCCGCAACAGCGGCGGACGCAACAGCGGCGGAGGCCACGGCGACGGACTCCCCGCCGCCCGCTCCAGCCCCCGAGGCCGCCAAGGACACGGACAGCGAGAGCAAGCCCGCAGAGGGAAAGGTCGCGCGGGGCGACGGCTGAGCGTCGATTGCGCTCGACCTCTGAGCCGCGTCCACGCGCGCCGACGCTCCCTTCTCCCCCAAGACCTGCGCGCGATCCGCACGGATAGGCATCCACGCCAACGGCTTGGCGCGGGCGTCAAAGCTTTGACTCGAGAGCTGTCCCTGGGCTGACGTACGGCGGAGAAGCGCCGGGGATTAACCCCCGTTTTCGTGATTGGCTGACGAAATCCGCCTGCGCGGGCACCTGGCACGACGCGTGCTGTAGGCCTCATCGGGAGGTTATCAACATGCAGCCGAACGAGACGACTCAGCCAACTAGAACCACCACGAAGACAGCAGCTAAGACTGCGCGAAATACTGGGCGCGTGCAGCGCGGTGCGCCGGTAAGGAGCCAACGCAAGCCCCGCGCGGGTGCCTCGTCTAGCTCCGTTCGCGAAGCCCAGCCGAGCCTCCGCAACCAAAGCGCGCTGACACCCAGCCGTCAGTCGAATGCCAGAGCGCTTCGCCCGACCGCGGAGCAGCAGAAGCTCTTCGAACAGCTGTTGCCCCTGGTCAACCAGATCGTCGGCGGCTTTCAGCGCCGGCTGCCGCGGAACGTCCTGCGAGACGACCTCCTGGGCGCGGCGATGGCTGGCCTGTGGGACGCGATCCGCAAGCACGGCGACCAGATCGAAGGGAACTTCGAGTGGTACGTTCGAGTGCGTATCCGCGGGGCAATACTCGATGAACTCCGTGCCCAAGACTGGTTGCCGCGTCGAGCCCGCGCAGCCGCAGAGCGGCACCCCACCGGACGCGGAGCTCCCAATGTCTTGCGCTTCGACGAGGTCAGTGACAGTGAACAGAATCGCTGCCTCGCGACTCCCGAGCGCTTCAGCGCGGAGCTCGCCCTGCTCAAGGCAGACGAGAGCAAGACCCTGCGCAAAGCGATCGCCCAGCTGCCCGAGCGCGAGCAGCAGATCATGACCGATCACTACTTCCGTGGGGTGAAGTTCAAGGATCTAGGCGCGCAGCTAGGCGTCAGCGAGCCACGCATCAGCCAACTGCATGCTCGCGCAGTTGCGCGCCTGCGGGAGCTGCTGCAGGACGCCGCCTGAGGGGCTCGAACTACTACTGCGCGCCCTTGGGCGGCGGGTAGTCATAGCTCGAAGGCTTGGTCGAGGGTGTCGCGCCCTTGGCCTTCCAGCGAAACGCATAGGGACGCATAGGCATGCCCAACGCATACAGCGCCGTCGCTTCGTACCCTCCCAGCGGCGGCGTTTCTGTGCCTGCACGATGCACGAAGGCAGGGTGCTGCGTACCGCGATCGAGTTCAGCCACTCGACGGCAGCCCACACGCAGCAAGACGCTGGCTAGCGGATCGCTGCTGTCGTGCCGAGCCAGGGCAACGACGACACGACCACGCTCAGTTACGCAGATCGCGCCGCGCTTGCGCATTGCCCCGCGCTCTCGCGCGACGGGCAAGAGCTCGCCGCCCTCAGCCAAGAGCGGCAACTGCGCGAGATGGCGCTTCGAGCTTGGCTCGACATCTTGAGTGTCACCAAGCAGTTGAATGGCGCCCTCTTCCACCACCAGTGTCGCGAAGCCCGACTTCGAGTTGATGGCGGGCTTGCTGTCGAAGGCGAGGCCCAGAGATGTCGCGCTGGTGGTATTGCCCAAGCTCACCGACGCCACGACTCGATGCTTGTCGTCTCCGGTCAGCTCGAGCAGCTTCGGCCCGGCTCCCGGGGAGGCGTACTCGCTCGAACCCGCGGTAAGCCTCCAAGCGACGCGCCCTGGTTCGAAGCTGAACAGCTCGACCCCTAGCGACCCCAAGGACATTTCTCCTCGGAAAATGCCAGGCCACCAGGTAGGAGACGGTTGGGTACCGGGCGCCGCCTGCCAGCGAACCTGAGATGGGTCGTTGGGCGTCGGCTCGCGGAGCATCACGTAGAAGAAGTCCTTCGCGGACCAGCGCACGAACTTGTCCGGTGCGATCCCCATTTCGGGGTGCGCCTTCGAGAGCTGGAACTCCTTCTTTTTGAGGTCCACGATGTCCGTAAAGACGAAGCCGCAGTGCCCCGGGTTCATGTCCAGGTGCATCCCGTAGGCGCACCCAGCCTGGCGCAGCGCCTTGCCGAGCGTGGGGCCGTCAATCTCGTTGCTCCAGCCGTAGTAGAGGTGCCCGGCGGGGGTCACGCAGAGCGCGGTGCGTTCGGTCATCACGCTAGTCCCCGCGAGCTGCCAGCCCCAGATGTAGCGTCCCGTCGGGTTTGCTACGCCATCCTCGACGAGCGGGTCCAGGTTCTGACGGAAGCTCTCTAAATCCGCGGGGATATCAGTGGTCTGCGGCCAGCTCCCCAACCCGACGCGGTGATCATCGGTCACGACCACCGTAGCGCCTCCAGGGATGGGCGGAAGCAGCACGCGCTTGCGCACCATCATTCCGTACTTGCCGTGGGTGGTCTTGAAGGCTCCGTTGAACGTGCCAACGACGCGCTTGAGCACCTCCGGCTCTCGGGGCAGACGCCCAGAGCCCGGCGGACCGGTGAGGGGCTTCGGATCTTCGAAGCCAGCCTCCATGTTGAGCTCGAGCCGGCGCATGTCCATCGCGATCAGCTGCAGCTCGGCGTACGGGCGCTTGGGATCTGGGCGAACGAAGGTCTTGTAGAAATAGGCTGGCGGCTTCTCGCCATCCGCCGCGGGGATCCCCGGGGATTTGGCCAGCCACGGCACATCCACCGGCACCCACTCGCCCTCGCCTGGCTTGGTCTCTTTCCACAAGGAGGGAACACTCGGAGGCGGCCAGCTGCTCTTGTCTCCATCGAGCTTCGAGTCATCCAGCATGGTGGCGACAGGCTGCTCGTCTGGGCTGTCGTTCTCGACCTTGAGTTCCGACTGGCCCCCCTGCTTGTCGAACAGGTTGTAAGTCGTCCGCTTGAGCGTGTCCTTCGCGCCGAAGACCTTGTCCTCGAGCCAAGCGATGGGGCCCGGGCCGACCTCGGCACGCACGGTATCCACCGCCCACAGGATGAAAGGCTTCTCGAAGTGGCGCTGGGTCACGGCCTTGGCGGCGTACGCCTGACCGCCTTCGGCCCCGACCAGCTTGTGCTGGTTCAGATCGTAGGTGAGGTTCCTGCCCCCAACGCCGAGATCGAT
This genomic interval carries:
- a CDS encoding DUF882 domain-containing protein, with product MSVSSSKPFLAVFAWFISACLLCIGASEASAATTNSKHPIVHKVQRGQTLGMISHRWNIPLGGLCTANGINRKKPIHPGQELIIPALDDPEGKAAAKLRSRGFLDEKQRPKLLEEIEKAERAEREKAEAAEKAKREKEERAHKAERAKAERAKRAERQKAERAKRAEREKQQRKRKLARKERSQRKSTRSRTQRASRAKSTKQKVAKNKPTRRRGYVRIKGLMGSWHGYAIDQKGNVTEAAKAGFRKVLRSWRTGAGADIEPRLIRMVAEVSDHFGGKQILVISGYRPKRKAQFTPHSRHNFGQAMDFHIEGVKNEELRDYARKFNKAGVGYYPNSSFIHLDAREYRTYWIDYSGPGERPRYAHQGYSGRDKAPAATAADATAAEATATDSPPPAPAPEAAKDTDSESKPAEGKVARGDG
- a CDS encoding sigma-70 family RNA polymerase sigma factor gives rise to the protein MQPNETTQPTRTTTKTAAKTARNTGRVQRGAPVRSQRKPRAGASSSSVREAQPSLRNQSALTPSRQSNARALRPTAEQQKLFEQLLPLVNQIVGGFQRRLPRNVLRDDLLGAAMAGLWDAIRKHGDQIEGNFEWYVRVRIRGAILDELRAQDWLPRRARAAAERHPTGRGAPNVLRFDEVSDSEQNRCLATPERFSAELALLKADESKTLRKAIAQLPEREQQIMTDHYFRGVKFKDLGAQLGVSEPRISQLHARAVARLRELLQDAA